The Saprospiraceae bacterium genome includes a window with the following:
- a CDS encoding amidohydrolase family protein, which produces MSTRINAHAHLLPYPEEIPLFMKEKGIFWITPDKKFMCQGTWTRPVTDPSFFLNEKLEWMAENNIDKEVVLNLSQLYCNGMAKQDTNDTIRFQNDFNHKLQSEYPDKFIGGFVVQPLYTDDAIREIERCVTEFKMSVLCLPTHYKDANGQWLEIASEYTDPIFEVANEFNLAIEIHPYNAEEIVQLADQFWRFHLIWLCAQTADAYHFYSLLDFGRKYPNTRVCFAHGNQFGQMGYGRRKQGFYGRPDLFNGASPPDENIQLSNVFFDTLVHDVLSFELLVKRQGVSQILAGLDDPYPLGEMESVPDSYPGKVLDEAVDSKIITTSERSQIWYDNVIRWLGDEKL; this is translated from the coding sequence ATGTCCACCAGAATTAACGCACACGCTCATTTGTTGCCATATCCGGAAGAAATTCCTTTATTTATGAAAGAGAAGGGAATCTTTTGGATCACACCGGATAAAAAGTTTATGTGTCAGGGCACATGGACCAGGCCAGTTACAGATCCGAGTTTTTTTCTGAATGAAAAACTGGAATGGATGGCAGAAAACAACATTGATAAAGAAGTAGTGCTTAATCTTTCACAACTTTACTGCAATGGAATGGCCAAACAGGATACCAATGATACCATTAGATTTCAAAATGACTTTAATCATAAACTTCAATCAGAATATCCGGATAAGTTTATAGGTGGTTTTGTGGTTCAGCCTTTATACACTGATGATGCCATCCGTGAAATTGAAAGGTGTGTCACTGAATTTAAGATGTCAGTTCTTTGTCTGCCTACACATTATAAAGATGCAAACGGACAATGGCTGGAAATTGCATCAGAATACACAGACCCGATCTTTGAAGTAGCCAATGAATTCAATCTTGCTATTGAAATTCATCCTTACAATGCAGAAGAAATTGTTCAGTTGGCTGATCAATTCTGGCGGTTTCACCTGATATGGTTGTGTGCACAGACGGCTGATGCATACCATTTTTACAGTTTATTGGATTTTGGACGAAAGTATCCAAATACCAGAGTTTGTTTTGCACATGGCAATCAGTTTGGTCAAATGGGTTATGGAAGACGAAAACAAGGCTTCTATGGCAGACCTGACCTGTTTAATGGTGCAAGCCCGCCGGATGAAAATATTCAGCTTTCGAATGTATTTTTTGATACATTGGTACACGATGTCTTATCTTTTGAATTATTGGTGAAGCGTCAGGGTGTGAGCCAGATACTTGCAGGATTGGATGATCCATATCCTTTGGGTGAGATGGAATCTGTACCCGACAGCTATCCCGGGAAAGTATTGGATGAAGCCGTTGATTCAAAGATTATCACCACTTCTGAAAGATCACAAATCTGGTATGACAATGTGATCAGATGGTTAGGTGATGAAAAGTTATAA
- the kynU gene encoding kynureninase has product MNTSIDFAIEADNNDPLKDFRRHFHIPVDKNGDPVIYLCGNSLGLMPKTVRDYVLQELDEWQSLGVEGHVHAKHPWVSYHELLTESMAEVVGALPHEVVVMNSLTVNLHLMMVSFYRPDAHRNKILMDYSPFPSDRYALESQVKYHGYHPSDTIIELMPNAGTECIQSEDILDLIEMEGSNIALIMIGGVNYYTGQAYDLKKITEAGHKKGCVVGFDLAHAAGNIDLKLHSDGPDFAVWCSYKYLNSGPGGLSGCFVHERHKANFDLPRFTGWWGHDKKTRFLMDDQFIPMSGAEGWQLSNPPILPMAALRASLDIFKEAKMSNLRKKSMLLTGYLEYLLKENLGDKISIITPSNPEERGCQLSLQVNDKSIYTKLITHGVMADWREPDVIRVAPTPLYNSFEDVWKFVDRLSLCF; this is encoded by the coding sequence ATGAATACTTCCATTGATTTTGCAATAGAAGCTGATAACAATGACCCTCTGAAGGATTTCAGACGTCATTTTCATATTCCGGTTGATAAGAACGGAGACCCTGTGATATATTTATGTGGTAATTCACTTGGATTGATGCCAAAAACTGTTCGTGACTATGTCCTTCAGGAATTGGATGAATGGCAGAGTCTCGGAGTGGAAGGTCATGTGCATGCAAAACATCCTTGGGTTTCATATCATGAGCTTCTGACTGAATCTATGGCTGAAGTCGTTGGAGCACTTCCCCATGAAGTTGTCGTTATGAATAGTCTGACGGTCAATCTGCACCTGATGATGGTTTCTTTTTACAGACCTGATGCACATCGAAATAAAATTCTGATGGATTACTCACCTTTTCCATCTGACAGATACGCCCTTGAGTCACAAGTAAAGTATCACGGGTATCATCCTTCCGATACGATTATAGAATTAATGCCAAATGCCGGAACAGAATGTATCCAATCAGAAGATATTCTGGATCTAATTGAAATGGAAGGTTCAAATATTGCATTGATTATGATAGGTGGTGTGAATTATTACACGGGACAAGCTTATGATCTCAAAAAAATTACCGAAGCCGGACATAAAAAGGGCTGTGTTGTAGGTTTTGATCTGGCACATGCAGCCGGAAATATTGACTTGAAATTGCATAGTGATGGTCCGGATTTTGCAGTATGGTGCAGTTATAAATATCTGAATTCAGGTCCGGGTGGTCTGTCCGGTTGTTTTGTGCACGAGCGGCATAAGGCGAATTTTGATCTTCCTAGATTTACAGGATGGTGGGGTCACGATAAGAAAACCCGCTTTTTGATGGATGATCAATTTATTCCGATGTCCGGAGCTGAGGGGTGGCAACTCAGCAATCCCCCGATACTTCCAATGGCTGCCTTACGGGCTTCTCTTGATATTTTTAAAGAAGCAAAAATGTCCAACTTACGTAAAAAATCAATGCTTCTCACAGGCTATCTGGAATATCTTTTGAAGGAAAATTTAGGAGATAAAATTTCAATTATCACCCCTTCAAATCCGGAAGAACGGGGTTGCCAGTTATCATTGCAGGTTAACGATAAGTCCATTTATACAAAATTGATAACACACGGAGTCATGGCGGATTGGCGGGAGCCGGATGTAATCAGAGTAGCTCCGACGCCATTGTACAACAGTTTTGAAGACGTTTGGAAATTCGTTGATAGACTTTCTTTATGTTTTTAA
- a CDS encoding dipeptide epimerase: protein MKSAKITKIEIIPIEIKLNEPFVISKGALTHARNTVIKIYSDTGHYGVGECCPYRSIHGETQTGTVAFAKELAKILIGSNPREIHRHVALMDKLIVGNASVKCAFDMALYDLVSKMDELPLYAFLKGDRDKKIYTDNTVSLLSKEKMVEKAIKFKEMGFPVLKVKLGERGVTKDVERMQAIRAAVGDELPLRIDANQGWNYLDAKRTVEAMKDLNIEHCEEPVLAGNTVDQVRLTAESPIPIMADESVFNHKDAYKILSQQAAHLINIKLGKSGGICNAMKIAAIAQAADVYCQTGSFSESRLGISALVHFDMAWDNIIFHDLDSPLMLSEDPVMGGMEYHKDWEVTVSDAHGHGADFDPVFLKRFENIVIN, encoded by the coding sequence ATGAAAAGTGCCAAAATAACCAAAATTGAAATTATCCCGATTGAAATAAAACTAAACGAACCCTTTGTTATTTCAAAAGGCGCTCTCACGCATGCCAGAAATACCGTCATCAAAATTTATTCTGACACAGGCCATTATGGAGTGGGAGAGTGCTGTCCTTACCGATCTATACATGGAGAGACACAAACCGGAACCGTAGCATTTGCAAAAGAGCTTGCCAAGATACTGATCGGATCAAATCCTCGTGAAATTCACCGGCATGTAGCTTTGATGGACAAATTGATTGTAGGAAATGCATCTGTCAAATGTGCTTTTGACATGGCGCTCTATGATCTTGTCTCAAAAATGGACGAATTGCCATTGTATGCTTTTTTAAAAGGTGATCGTGACAAAAAGATATACACAGATAATACCGTAAGTCTCCTGTCAAAGGAAAAAATGGTGGAAAAGGCTATAAAATTTAAAGAAATGGGCTTCCCGGTATTAAAAGTTAAGTTGGGCGAACGTGGAGTGACCAAAGATGTCGAACGTATGCAGGCAATACGTGCAGCAGTGGGAGATGAATTGCCTTTAAGAATTGACGCTAATCAAGGTTGGAATTATTTGGATGCTAAACGAACTGTCGAAGCCATGAAGGATCTGAACATAGAACATTGTGAAGAACCTGTTCTTGCCGGAAACACGGTAGATCAGGTCCGTCTTACTGCTGAGAGTCCCATTCCGATCATGGCAGATGAGTCCGTATTCAACCATAAAGACGCTTATAAAATCCTCAGTCAGCAAGCAGCACACCTCATCAATATCAAGTTGGGTAAGTCCGGTGGTATCTGCAATGCCATGAAAATAGCGGCAATTGCGCAAGCAGCAGATGTCTATTGTCAGACGGGCTCTTTTTCAGAGTCCAGATTAGGGATTTCAGCATTGGTTCATTTTGATATGGCTTGGGATAATATTATTTTTCATGATTTAGACTCGCCGTTGATGCTCTCAGAAGATCCTGTGATGGGTGGAATGGAGTATCACAAAGATTGGGAAGTGACGGTGTCAGATGCACATGGCCACGGTGCGGATTTTGATCCCGTATTTTTAAAGAGATTTGAAAATATCGTGATAAACTGA
- a CDS encoding GMP synthase translates to MEHKLRLAILDMNAGKPNQGMRCIRDIVGIYKNDFEIEEFDVRQFCEIPDLSFDVYISSGGPGNPLEGDGVWDIAWYNLIDKLWLHNQTHQCGKKHVFFVCHSFQMACNHFGLGTIAPRKSTSFGIMPVHLTKFAYNDPIFRALPDPFYAVDSRDWQLIQPNLNVFTRHGATILALEKIRSHVEYERAIMAVRFSNEFIGTQFHPEADPEGMKVHFAKDDIRDQVIKNFGQDKYDSMMKHLEDPDKIALTHKTILPNFIEKALSSLHADHSVLI, encoded by the coding sequence ATGGAGCATAAATTAAGACTGGCTATACTAGATATGAATGCCGGAAAGCCCAATCAGGGCATGAGATGTATTCGTGATATAGTCGGTATCTACAAAAACGACTTTGAAATTGAGGAATTTGATGTTCGGCAATTTTGTGAAATACCCGACTTAAGTTTCGATGTGTATATATCCAGTGGTGGTCCGGGCAATCCCTTAGAAGGTGACGGTGTGTGGGATATTGCCTGGTATAATTTGATAGATAAATTATGGCTGCACAATCAAACTCATCAATGTGGTAAAAAACACGTATTCTTTGTTTGTCATTCATTCCAGATGGCATGTAATCACTTCGGGCTGGGTACTATCGCACCACGTAAGTCAACATCCTTTGGAATTATGCCCGTGCATCTGACAAAGTTTGCTTATAATGACCCGATATTCAGGGCTTTACCAGATCCGTTTTATGCTGTAGATAGCAGAGACTGGCAGTTGATTCAGCCCAATCTGAATGTTTTTACACGACATGGAGCTACTATCCTGGCACTTGAAAAGATACGGTCACATGTCGAATACGAGAGAGCCATCATGGCTGTCCGATTTTCAAATGAATTTATCGGAACTCAATTTCATCCGGAGGCAGACCCGGAAGGCATGAAAGTACATTTTGCCAAAGACGACATAAGAGATCAGGTGATTAAAAATTTCGGACAGGATAAATATGACAGTATGATGAAACATCTGGAAGATCCTGATAAAATTGCATTGACACACAAAACTATTTTACCTAATTTTATTGAAAAAGCCCTTTCTTCACTGCATGCTGACCATTCTGTATTAATATGA